A genomic region of Homalodisca vitripennis isolate AUS2020 chromosome 5, UT_GWSS_2.1, whole genome shotgun sequence contains the following coding sequences:
- the LOC124363021 gene encoding uncharacterized protein LOC124363021: protein MAAIYQNKGSKLQVVPWFNKKEWQETYHQAYSEDLELQEKAYTQMCIWKTRYPNLPLGVECTMDILYVRLCDKQSDGSASTASYQHRDLQLLYSTAVMRFLNHLTVITTYKDSMYKMAEENRIPDWLINLRHEAAHGNSVPALYLLRQASDVILQWLQDNYWEVEAGIMTDHISDGQEKRQSYCRKITELLELWVVLKVNYWARKRTIDKIPEEDIRFRKRAMELANEEGIGIKRSAEKGTAKQVTASPAKPDDYNEIIEEEEEMDLDESGIEVYTHKIKTAFDPLLRCLFFPLRKKPYSKNFYKECLINCLVKFEGFCPNMGFKNFSETELSQLMWLQWQLWREVMVALQAHRMLHCLLSRLMALGTSSAHVWLRLFTMLLSGDHPPPPPYWGGEVVCLLLADSLPCQIDPQVLARRLRLKQSPYDLKPPTAQDIQVLQKLAHQAVENPSLFTASYVKSLLRYWEDGLSDKSMALLIELTQIYSGTQPRKGKSLEKVYTMASLLDQGLVVSEDEEDNSQSQDILPWQLYSGDADWLRCPLGSLPWQSL from the exons GAAAGAATGGCAGGAAACATACCACCAAGCATATTCCGAAGACCTAGAGTTGCAAGAGAAGGCTTATACTCAAATGTGTATTTGGAAAACAAG ATACCCCAACTTGCCTCTGGGAGTGGAGTGCACAATGGATATTTTATATGTAAGACTTTGTGACAAGCAATCAGATGGAAGCGCAAGCACTGCTTCCTACCAACACAGAGACCTACAGTTGCTTTACTCCACAGCTGTCATGAG GTTCCTGAACCACCTAACAGTGATAACCACCTACAAAGATTCCATGTACAAGATGGCCGAAGAGAACCGAATACCAGACTGGCTTATTAATTTGCGGCATGAGGCAGCTCATGGAAACTCAGTACCGGCTCTGTACCTGCTGCGACAGGCCAGCGACGTGATACTGCAGTGGCTGCAG GATAATTACTGGGAGGTGGAGGCAGGAATCATGACAGACCACATTAGTGATGGACAAGAAAAGAGGCAAAGTTATTGCAGGAAAATAACAGAATTACTAGAACTATGGGTTGTGTTAAAGGTCAACTATTGGGCACGCAAAAGAACCATAGACAAAAtacctgaagaagacatcag ATTTAGAAAAAGAGCAATGGAGTTAGCAAATGAAGAAGGCATTGGTATAAAACGCTCAGCTGAAAAGGGAACTGCCAAGCAGGTAACGGCGAGTCCAGCCAAACCTGATGATTATAACGAGATtattgaagaagaagaagaaatggaTCTTGATGAAAGTGGAATCGAAGTGTATACCCACAAGATCAAGACTGCCTTTGATCCACTGCTGCGATGTTTGTTCTTCCCACTCAGGAAAAAACCTTACAGTAAGAACTTCTACAAAGAGTGCCTCATCAATTGCCTGGTCAAGTTCGAAGGATTCTGTCCAAATATGGGTTTTAAAAACTTCT CAGAGACAGAGCTATCACAGTTGATGTGGCTACAGTGGCAACTGTGGAGAGAGGTAATGGTGGCACTCCAGGCACACAGGATGTTGCACTGCCTCCTGTCAAGGCTCATGGCTCTGGGAACCAGCTCTGCACACGTGTGGCTGCGGCTGTTCACTATGCTGCTATCTGGAGATCATCCGCCCCCTCCACCCTACTGGGGCGGCGAGGTTGTTTGTCTGCTGCTGGCCGATAGCCTACCATGTCAAATTGATCCTCAG gtacTTGCTCGCAGGCTAAGATTGAAGCAAAGCCCATATGACCTGAAGCCACCAACTGCCCAGGACATCCAAGTGCTGCAGAAACTAGCGCACCAAGCTGTGGAAAATCCTTCTCTCTTCACAGCAAGCTACGTGAAAAG CCTGCTGAGATACTGGGAGGACGGTCTGAGTGACAAGAGTATGGCGTTGTTAATTGAACTCACTCAGATATACAGCGGTACACAGCCTCGTAAGGGCAAGTCCCTGGAGAAGGTGTACACCATGGCGTCCCTGCTGGACCAGGGGCTCGTGGTCAGTGAAGACGAGGAGGATAACAGTCAGTCCCAGGACATTCTGCCTTGGCAACTCTACTCAG GGGATGCAGATTGGCTTCGATGTCCTCTTGGATCACTGCCGTGGCAATCTTTATGA